In Lujinxingia litoralis, a single window of DNA contains:
- a CDS encoding aminoglycoside N(3)-acetyltransferase — MSQAALIRRTPHPHTRDSLASELRALGLTPGMNLLVHCSMRRIGFIVGGAQTLLLALLDAIGPQGTLMVPTHTSFNTDPARWENPPVPADWVQTIRDHTPAFDPQRTPSNLMGQLAELVRTCPDARRSPHPVGSFAALGPAAATLVDHHPLLHEFGETSPLARHYDLDGHVLLLGVGHERNTSLHLAEHRADFPAKSTISEGCAMLVDGQRAWVSYPMLALDTDDFPRLGRDFEAAHASPTLHIATIGGATARLIHQPTLVDFATDWMELHRHPDED, encoded by the coding sequence ATGTCCCAGGCCGCCCTCATCCGTCGCACCCCTCACCCTCATACCCGCGACTCCCTCGCCAGCGAGCTGCGCGCCCTCGGCCTGACCCCGGGCATGAACCTCTTGGTGCACTGCTCCATGCGCCGCATCGGCTTCATCGTCGGCGGCGCCCAGACCCTGCTCCTGGCCCTCCTCGACGCCATCGGCCCTCAGGGCACCCTGATGGTCCCCACCCACACCTCCTTCAACACCGACCCGGCCCGCTGGGAAAACCCTCCCGTCCCCGCCGACTGGGTTCAAACCATCCGCGACCACACCCCCGCTTTCGACCCCCAACGCACCCCCTCCAACCTCATGGGCCAGCTCGCCGAACTGGTACGCACCTGCCCCGACGCCCGCCGCAGCCCCCACCCGGTGGGCTCCTTTGCCGCGCTGGGCCCGGCCGCCGCCACGCTCGTCGACCACCACCCCCTCCTCCACGAGTTCGGCGAAACCTCCCCCCTGGCTCGCCACTACGATCTCGACGGCCACGTGCTCCTGCTGGGCGTTGGCCACGAGCGCAACACCTCGCTGCACCTGGCCGAACACCGCGCCGACTTCCCCGCCAAATCCACCATCTCCGAGGGCTGCGCCATGCTCGTCGACGGCCAGCGCGCCTGGGTCTCCTACCCGATGCTGGCCCTGGACACCGACGACTTCCCGCGTCTGGGCCGCGACTTCGAAGCCGCCCACGCCTCCCCTACCCTCCACATCGCGACGATCGGCGGCGCCACCGCGCGCCTCATCCACCAACCCACCCTGGTCGACTTCGCCACCGACTGGATGGAGCTCCACCGTCACCCCGACGAGGACTGA